The genomic stretch CGCACGACGACGCCTGGCTTCGAAGCGTTGATCACTTCGATCATTGTGAACCCTCATCAGGAGAGCGATCTCAAAACTTAGTTCATTCAACTGAGTTCTCATGCCGGATCCTCCATATCCCTAGTCTGTTATATACCAGCTTGACAGTCGAAATAGGAAACTCTTAAAAGACACTGAATTTAGTtatatttatgcacacacacacacacacacatacatacgtaccgTTTACTTTTCGTAATTACTTTTAACACTATCTGTAGTCTGACATATACATAGCAAAATGCAAATTGCACATTTGATTTATAAAGATTGTGAGGGAGACTCACCCCTGTGGAGgtaaacccacccccccccctcgggTATTTCAGGTGAGGGAAACTTCAGTTTTCGAACCGCTTCGAATGACCAGCTGTATTCGAACCCCACCCGGGTCAGGGGTCGTCATTCTTCGCCGGGTCGCCACACTCGCAGGAGcagctgtgtggtggagggtcgcGTCTCTGTTATCAGTACAGTGTCCAGGAAGTGGAGGAACACCCGGTCATTATGGTGCGTCTTTTGATATGCCTTATCAGTGTGTTTAAGTTTCGTGTAAGTTGGTTCCCTTCTAGTATActcaaaaatatattttactaaTCTGGTCGTGAATTATGCTATGGTTgcctctctttctatctatctttcaggTTTTTTGTGTCCCATTTAAGCTGTTCAAGACATTGGCGAATGAATATGACTATCTAATAATCGGCTACTTGAATTTGTATCGTATATATCAGTATCTATTTTCGTTTATTTTCCATAGTACAAAGGCCTATACTCCCCTCCTTTTTGTTTCTGAATGGTACCATGTAATTTAATCGCTTAGTTTCTGGTATGCCAATAAGTTAAATGTTAGGTTTGACCTGGATTAACGTAAATCGACCTGAATTAGTGGTGTTGAATGATTCGTGTGTTTTTTCTTCCGTCATTTTAATATGTTGGTCAAATTGGTTTACATCAACGCTGCTTAACGAGCTATTTACTCGGTTTTTTCCTCGTTTGGTCTAGCTGTTCTGTTCTGCTACGTGGGGTTTGATTTTCCACGTTAATATGACGTTGCTTTGTATTTGCGTATTCTTGTGTATGGGTTTTGCCTGCACGGCGTCAAAACTCGAGTGGAATTTATATCCTCTGACAGTTAAGGTTAGTTCAAAATAAGTGTCTTTGAAAATTGATTTAAATAACTTTTAAAAATCGAATGGAATTTGACGCGTTAATTGGTAAAGGCTTCGTGGGTTCAGTTCTTAGTGTAAATTATAAAATGTTTGATTTAACGTTAACGTTCGTATTGACCATTCAACCCGATTTCATGCCAAACATGAGAATTTGAGTATTAACGAATTCCTGATGAACGTAGTTTTAGGTACGTAAGTTAAATATTATACTTTAGAAATTGCTATTAGTTGGTTGTATTGTGATTTACAGACTTGGTGTATTTATGGTTCATCTGTAGCTACCCTCGACCAGAGGGTTTCGTGCATGACTCTTAACCATTTTCATtcctacgtctgtgtgtgtgtgtgtgtgtgtggagacctctaGCCATTAACTACAGTTTTCATTGGCAGGGTCTGCTGGACGCGGGGTTTGGGCGACGTCGCCCGCTGTCTCTCCTGTTCGTCTTGGTCCTCAGTTTCCCCAGCCGAGGTATGTGAAACCTGACGGAGGAacgggagggtttttttttttttttaaataggaggggaaaaaggaaggcCATGGCAGAGCCCTAGGCTTGCTGTGGGCGTAGTAGGTGCTAGGGTTTTTCTTTGTTGGTTAGAAGTGGTTGTTACTTTGCGAAAATCTTAGATCTTGCTCACGTGATTTTGAGTCGATCAGTTATGTATATTTACCTGTTCATGTTGGTTAGCATGGTTAGGAATATAATGGTTAGCATTTAGGAATAGAATGGTTAGTTATGGAATGGAATGGTTAGCATAGTTGGGAATGGAATAGTTAGCGTGTTTAGTAATGGAATGGGTAGGAGTGGAATGGTTAGCACGATATGGAATGGTAAGTTACATTTACCTATATTTTGCGAggggttagtttttttttttcacttccatgtGTTAAGGTGGCACTTTGCCACATCATGCAGCAGTGTGTTGCAGGGTTGGGTAAAAGCTGGCACTTTGCCACATCATACAGCCGTGTGTTGCAGGTTTGGGTAACGGGGCAACGCAGGTGTTCGAGAACTGTTGTTACGGCGACGATGTGGTGGACCACGGTCAGGTGGCTGTCAACCTGCCTTCCTGCTGCCGGAGACAAGTGTGTTACGACGGTCACCTCGTTCACCAGCAAGTCGGCCACCCGGGCGACGTAGGATGTAAGTAAGAGAAGTGTCTGGTGAGAGGCTGGTCCCCGGGGGTGTGTTGAGAGAGGCTGGCCCCCGGGGGTGTGTTGAGAGAGGCTGGCCCCGGGGTGTCTTGTGAGAGGTTGGCCCCTGGGGTGTATCTTAGTCTTGTAACCATTGATATGACATGATGAACGGGGTCAGACGTAAGCCTATGCAGGCTTGGAAATAAATGACATTTATGATTATAACTCGTCCACAGTTGCTTCGTAAACGCATTGGGTCAAAATTCATACAATTTTGTTCGTAATTCATTCGTAAAGTTGTACAGTAGATCTCCCTTGTTGGTACAATAAAGCTAGGACTTCAATTTGCCAAGgaataatttcattttgctggTGGACCACCAGAGACTCGACCGTCGGTCGGTAAGGGTTGGAGTAAGGTGGTCCCACGTGTGGGGTACCAGTGACTtagcatctctctccctccctctcctccaggtTGCGAATTCGACGGTCTGCTGTACAAAGATGGCGCACGGTTAGCCGCCCAGTGTATGCCGCTGGAGTGCAAAGGTGGACACTGGACGTTGACGGATCCGATAGAGGATTGCTGTAAGAACAGATGCATTGAATGACATTTTCTGTTGTACCATTTAATTATTTGTGGCATATTCGCCATATTTAATTAGAAAATTGGGCTTGTTTACATCTTGTATATATGGTAAATACTGTTCCTTGGCGAAACGAGTCAAAGAATTTGCCTCGGTCATCGCAAATCTTGAGCTAGGGGAAGGCGTGCTGAaagacccctttttttttctctctccaaccGCCGTAGGCCAGCACTGCTACCTGTATAATGATCCGCACATCAAGACGTTCGATGGCTTCCACTACGACTGGCACGGTACGTGCAACTACACCGTAACGCAGACTGGCTTCTCTGCCAACCCCGAGGTAGGGGTGTTCAGCGACTTCGTCCAGTGCAATGGCGACGCCTCCTGCCTCGCTCACACCACCTTCAGAGACAACCCCCACACAGTCGTTACCATGACCAATGATCACGTCCACCTTGTAAGTCCTGAGTTCTGTTCTGTAAGTACTTGAATATTCAAAGACTCGATAGTACAAAATAAATGGTGCAAAATCTGTATTTTTTGTAGTTGACGTGAAGAATGTCTTCATTCACTTCAGCTGCATGTGAACGGTGACGAGTTCGTAGTGCCTGTTGCTGGAGTACATGCTTTGAGGTCGTCACAAGGGCGCCACCCCGTCCTGGTCTGGCAGGAGAAGGGCTGCGTCTTCTTGCTCGGTTCCTCCAAGCTTGTCGTGAGTTGTACCACAGTTTTCTCCCTGGGGAAGGGCTTCTCCCCCAAAATACTACCTGTACACAATGTTCGATCCAGTGTACCGTGACTCTAATCCCACTAATTTATCTTCAACCTGGAACGCTTACGAGACGATTTGACCTTTTGAACTGACGACAGAGGATCTGTTCAAAGATCAGGTAATCGTATCGTAAGGTTCGTAGTTATTTTAAAAGCTAACCATAAATGTTTCGTGTAGTAGTTTGGCCTGATTCAAAGGTTTGTATTGGTACATTATTACTAAACATTCGACTTTTTATGAACTGAAAATTAAAGAATCCAGCTTGGTACTAAGTTAAGCACTAGGGAATGCTGATGTTTCTCCAGTATAAATGCAACGTTTAGTAATTATTATGGAAACATTGACACTTCGTTGGAAACCTCGTCAATGACTGCGCGTTTTCGAGGGGGAATTACTGGCCACagcttcgtgtgtttgtgtgtaccaaTCATGGCATCTTCTTACTTGGAAAAGTCTAGcaagatgcgtgtgtgtgtgtagcgcaaaTATTGAACGAGGCGTCGCTAGAACTCTGAAAAGATTTCGCCAGTCATGGAGGCTCGTTTTCCTGTAGCCACCTCCCCCTCGGGAAGTCGTTCCCCCTGAAGGGCACTGCCCCGCCCTGGGAGATTATAATAGTAACACTTATTAAAAACCCACCATTTGATGACTGTATGCTCTCCCGTGTCTCCCAACAGCTGCAGCACTGTCGCCACAGGTTAGACGTGTGGGCCTACCCGAGCCACACTGACCGCTTGCATGGTCTGTGTGGCCACTTCAACTCCTACGTGGACGACGAGTTCACGGACCGTCGGGGCGCGTTCCACTCGCTCCACCCGCGACCTCGCGCCTTCCCGGAGTCCTGGAGGGTGAGTTGCTGAGACGCCACCCGTTCATGTCGTAGTCTTCATTGAGTGGAAGACGGGATTGGAAAGTTGAATACAGTTTTCTTTGATAGAGGCTTTGATAATGCATGTAAATTTGAGAGAAATGTTTACTTCATGTATAAGTTTATGGCCGGGGAGTTGAGCCACATATATTTAGATTTTTTCTCAAATATGAATTATAATAGGTTAATCTTTTTTCGAGCAAAAGTTTCGTAAGGAAATTTTTGAGCTCATTACATAAGTAACGCTCTATACAAGTTATAAAACTGTGTGATCATGTCCGAACGATCAAACTGGGCGTACATCTCCAAATACTGTGTTATGGTAACCATGGCTGGCTTTAATTACAGACCCGAGAGCAGAGCGACCACCAGTGCAAGTTGCCGTGTCCCCACTGCTATGAGGAAACAACGGTGAGTTCAACTCGGAACAGATGAAATAGTTGGCAGTATGTTATACAACACGTAACTACagagtctgtggtggtggtggtgagggtaagagCACACAGCGAAGGGTAAGGTGGTGGCAAAACGCTAAGGACTGTAGTTAGACGTGCGGTTTAGGAGGTTGAAGGGTGGATGGACACGTGAATTCAAAGGGTCTCGTGTGTACATAATGTGAACCTTTTTCATACTTCAGACCTGTAATGTCTGATTTGAGGGCACGAAACGGTAGTACACTGGAGTTGATATTGAATATCCTGCTCCTTACGGTGTACAAAGATGGGCGATATGTCATTGTGtaaattatttttcattaatttcagtGCTCGACATTGATTCATGCAACTTGGTAGTTATCTCGCCCAACACTTGCGCTTCGTCCTAAAGTAAAAACATTTCAAAAGGGTTTTGGACACGGACCTTGCACTACTTAATAGACTTAGTTCGGGAGGACACGGTAGATAACTAATGATCCAACGTGAGAACCCAAGAAGTGGCGCTTTTTGATAACTTTAGTGCCTGTACTTTAATGCCATTACTTTCATgcctttatatttccttttttattgCCTCTAATGCCTTTACTTTAATGCCTTTACTTTCTTGCCTTTACTTTGACTACTTTATTGCCTCTTAATTTCATACCATTTTCTACGTTCGCTTGTTACCCATTTCTGTTGACTTCATATCTTCTACAGGAGGACCCGTGTAGGGCCAGCCCGACCGAGAGGGCCCTGTACAGCAGAAAGTGTCGCAAGTTACTGCACCCCATCATCGGGCGAGACGCCCAGCTCCTCCCTCATGTTCGTAAGTATTGGTGGCCAGGCCCAGCATGGGATGGAGGCCCATGATGGGATGGTGCTGACCTGAACCTTGGGACGGAACAGGTCTGGGATTGAGACCAGGGatgagtgagagaggggaagggacgAAGATGGCCCAGGGAGAGATTGGTTGGTTAGTCATTGGTGGGAAGGAGTCTTTTTTTGAGATGATAGTCCGGTGTTCATTGTGTTTATAGGTTACAGATGAGAAAGGATGGTTACTACTGTTGAAGTCCCTGTAAGTTGTAGATGAGAATGGGTGGTTGCTTCTTTTTTGCAGAAGGAACGGGAATTTGACAACAGAATTTCGGGAAGAAATTAAACACATGAAGACCTTTGAATGGAGTCTTTGGAGGCAATTGTGTTAACTGGATGCCTTCAAATGTTTTAAATTAAACCCAAAAAGACCTTTGGAGAGTCTTTGAGGAATTGTGTGAACTGGATGCCTTTAAGCATTTTGATCATGAGCATAGCCTGTTAAAAATAGCGAAGAGGACCATCCCTTGGTAATGAACCATGTTGATAATGTACGTGCCCTTGTGGACCCACAGATAACTGCATCTTCGACGTGTGTATGATGCGTCAGGATGGAGCGTCTGACGAAGATGTGGACCAGTGGCTCGTGCAGGTGCAGATCCTCCTGCAGCAGAATAAGATTATCCTCGCCAGGACACTAGGTTAGCCAGGCCCTCCAGCCGTCTATGCCTttcgctccctccttccctccctccgctgaTGTCGACCAACGTTAAGAATCTAAACCATTTCGTTGATTTCTCGTCCGGTGACTCTAAACATGTGATCTTGAGAGATTTGAACGTTCATCAGGGGATCTAACCCTCAAAATACTGATGATCCCACTTGCTTGCTCTGGGTGGTATAACGCAACGTATAGTTTTTGCCTTGTATCAACAAAACAATTTGTTTTGACATTAGTGAAATGTCTAAACATaaggttttaatttttttcttttacgtgtgaatgttgaacaaaaaaaaaacttccatttCGACACTAGTTTCCTCAATAGATGCAAGTTTTCACTACGTGCAGTCGAGTCTTGGTGCATACCACACTTGGTTCCTACACCCCTC from Panulirus ornatus isolate Po-2019 chromosome 30, ASM3632096v1, whole genome shotgun sequence encodes the following:
- the LOC139758398 gene encoding uncharacterized protein isoform X3, with the translated sequence MGLLDAGFGRRRPLSLLFVLVLSFPSRGLGNGATQVFENCCYGDDVVDHGQVAVNLPSCCRRQVCYDGHLVHQQVGHPGDVGCCEFDGLLYKDGARLAAQCMPLECKGGHWTLTDPIEDCCQHCYLYNDPHIKTFDGFHYDWHGTCNYTVTQTGFSANPEVGVFSDFVQCNGDASCLAHTTFRDNPHTVVTMTNDHVHLLHVNGDEFVVPVAGVHALRSSQGRHPVLVWQEKGCVFLLGSSKLVLQHCRHRLDVWAYPSHTDRLHGLCGHFNSYVDDEFTDRRGAFHSLHPRPRAFPESWRTREQSDHQCKLPCPHCYEETTEDPCRASPTERALYSRKCRKLLHPIIGRDAQLLPHVHNCIFDVCMMRQDGASDEDVDQWLVQVQILLQQNKIILARTLDGERPTTDQLPADTRCTSGSHFKIECNWCRCENGLTICTLIHCEPDYIHQFGEDACDDGSRWRVDNCNTCVCVRGGDVCSHNPCFDDGSSTTTTAIHKGSPKPKLCFLDPDAGPCEALIQRYAYSRATKRCEKFYYGGCLGNDNNFETEEECLATCGTTGGEYYKDEVCLLDKDSGPCLAHFDRYAYDRVSGKCDHFIYGGCQGNGNNFETLEECWEACGGFGHAGSAKPDKCLQNIDPGPCKGKLERFAYNQATSQCDMFYYGGCLGNDNNFQSLHECKETCASLL
- the LOC139758398 gene encoding uncharacterized protein isoform X4, whose amino-acid sequence is MGLLDAGFGRRRPLSLLFVLVLSFPSRGLGNGATQVFENCCYGDDVVDHGQVAVNLPSCCRRQVCYDGHLVHQQVGHPGDVGCCEFDGLLYKDGARLAAQCMPLECKGGHWTLTDPIEDCCQHCYLYNDPHIKTFDGFHYDWHGTCNYTVTQTGFSANPEVGVFSDFVQCNGDASCLAHTTFRDNPHTVVTMTNDHVHLLHVNGDEFVVPVAGVHALRSSQGRHPVLVWQEKGCVFLLGSSKLVLQHCRHRLDVWAYPSHTDRLHGLCGHFNSYVDDEFTDRRGAFHSLHPRPRAFPESWRTREQSDHQCKLPCPHCYEETTEDPCRASPTERALYSRKCRKLLHPIIGRDAQLLPHVHNCIFDVCMMRQDGASDEDVDQWLVQVQILLQQNKIILARTLDGERPTTDQLPADTRCTSGSHFKIECNWCRCENGLTICTLIHCEPDYIHQFGEDACDDGSRWRVDNCNTCVCVRGGDVCSHNPCFDDGSSTTTTAIHKEYYKDEVCLLDKDSGPCLAHFDRYAYDRVSGKCDHFIYGGCQGNGNNFETLEECWEACGGFGHAGSAKPDKCLQNIDPGPCKGKLERFAYNQATSQCDMFYYGGCLGNDNNFQSLHECKETCASLL
- the LOC139758398 gene encoding uncharacterized protein isoform X1, which translates into the protein MGLLDAGFGRRRPLSLLFVLVLSFPSRGLGNGATQVFENCCYGDDVVDHGQVAVNLPSCCRRQVCYDGHLVHQQVGHPGDVGCCEFDGLLYKDGARLAAQCMPLECKGGHWTLTDPIEDCCQHCYLYNDPHIKTFDGFHYDWHGTCNYTVTQTGFSANPEVGVFSDFVQCNGDASCLAHTTFRDNPHTVVTMTNDHVHLLHVNGDEFVVPVAGVHALRSSQGRHPVLVWQEKGCVFLLGSSKLVLQHCRHRLDVWAYPSHTDRLHGLCGHFNSYVDDEFTDRRGAFHSLHPRPRAFPESWRTREQSDHQCKLPCPHCYEETTEDPCRASPTERALYSRKCRKLLHPIIGRDAQLLPHVHNCIFDVCMMRQDGASDEDVDQWLVQVQILLQQNKIILARTLDGERPTTDQLPADTRCTSGSHFKIECNWCRCENGLTICTLIHCEPDYIHQFGEDACDDGSRWRVDNCNTCVCVRGGDVCSHNPCFDDGSSTTTTAIHKGSPKPKLCFLDPDAGPCEALIQRYAYSRATKRCEKFYYGGCLGNDNNFETEEECLATCGTTGGGGPKPERCLLEQDPGPCYGALPRFSYNDVTNECDLFIYGGCKGNENNFESRYECEKLCLAHTDAEYYKDEVCLLDKDSGPCLAHFDRYAYDRVSGKCDHFIYGGCQGNGNNFETLEECWEACGGFGHAGSAKPDKCLQNIDPGPCKGKLERFAYNQATSQCDMFYYGGCLGNDNNFQSLHECKETCASLL
- the LOC139758398 gene encoding uncharacterized protein isoform X2 is translated as MGLLDAGFGRRRPLSLLFVLVLSFPSRGLGNGATQVFENCCYGDDVVDHGQVAVNLPSCCRRQVCYDGHLVHQQVGHPGDVGCCEFDGLLYKDGARLAAQCMPLECKGGHWTLTDPIEDCCQHCYLYNDPHIKTFDGFHYDWHGTCNYTVTQTGFSANPEVGVFSDFVQCNGDASCLAHTTFRDNPHTVVTMTNDHVHLLHVNGDEFVVPVAGVHALRSSQGRHPVLVWQEKGCVFLLGSSKLVLQHCRHRLDVWAYPSHTDRLHGLCGHFNSYVDDEFTDRRGAFHSLHPRPRAFPESWRTREQSDHQCKLPCPHCYEETTEDPCRASPTERALYSRKCRKLLHPIIGRDAQLLPHVHNCIFDVCMMRQDGASDEDVDQWLVQVQILLQQNKIILARTLDGERPTTDQLPADTRCTSGSHFKIECNWCRCENGLTICTLIHCEPDYIHQFGEDACDDGSRWRVDNCNTCVCVRGGDVCSHNPCFDDGSSTTTTAIHKGGPKPERCLLEQDPGPCYGALPRFSYNDVTNECDLFIYGGCKGNENNFESRYECEKLCLAHTDAEYYKDEVCLLDKDSGPCLAHFDRYAYDRVSGKCDHFIYGGCQGNGNNFETLEECWEACGGFGHAGSAKPDKCLQNIDPGPCKGKLERFAYNQATSQCDMFYYGGCLGNDNNFQSLHECKETCASLL